Proteins co-encoded in one Planctomycetota bacterium genomic window:
- a CDS encoding OmpH family outer membrane protein: MNRVWRIGSVGLGVVLVALLAAPARAEIKVGQVDIVTLVDNYERTKDAEADAKVEEANMKAAAEPKIKKVEEIRLQRDGFNKDSEEWRRLDDKAFEAEVELRTWLAVEQAKMVRKRRDMLLDIYRDIQKVVSRIAKGKGLDLVFAKAFLTPGQIDVEQVRNLADLKQHIVATALLFPGNVTDVTDEVLKILNDAYRVSKKPAEGAPPKTPAEGAPKG; this comes from the coding sequence ATGAATCGGGTCTGGAGGATTGGAAGCGTGGGGCTGGGGGTCGTGCTCGTGGCGTTGCTCGCGGCGCCCGCACGGGCCGAGATCAAGGTCGGCCAGGTGGACATCGTGACGCTGGTGGACAACTACGAGCGCACCAAGGATGCTGAAGCCGACGCCAAGGTGGAAGAGGCCAACATGAAGGCTGCCGCCGAGCCGAAAATCAAAAAGGTTGAGGAAATCCGTCTCCAGCGCGACGGGTTCAATAAGGACAGCGAGGAATGGCGTCGGCTGGACGACAAGGCGTTTGAGGCCGAGGTTGAACTGCGAACCTGGCTGGCCGTCGAACAGGCCAAGATGGTCCGCAAGCGGCGCGACATGCTGCTGGACATCTACCGCGACATTCAAAAGGTCGTCAGCCGCATCGCCAAGGGAAAGGGGCTGGACTTGGTGTTCGCAAAGGCGTTTCTGACCCCCGGCCAGATTGACGTGGAACAGGTCCGGAACCTCGCGGACCTGAAACAGCACATTGTAGCGACGGCCTTGCTGTTCCCCGGCAACGTGACCGACGTGACGGACGAGGTTCTCAAGATCCTGAACGACGCCTACAGGGTGTCCAAGAAGCCGGCGGAAGGCGCACCGCCCAAGACTCCGGCCGAGGGTGCTCCCAAGGGCTGA